One window from the genome of Ailuropoda melanoleuca isolate Jingjing chromosome 5, ASM200744v2, whole genome shotgun sequence encodes:
- the CCNA2 gene encoding cyclin-A2, with translation MLGSSEPGPAAREAGSSLLTLPHTALQEDQENINPEKAAPAQQPRTRAGLAVLKAGNPRVPAPQQRPKTRRVAPLKDLPINDEHVTVPPWKANSKQPAFTIHVDEGEEETQKRPAESKKTEHENVLAFNSAITLPGPRKPLVPLDYPMDGSFESPHTMDISIVLEDEKPLSVNEVPDYHEDIHTYLREMEVKCKPKVGYMKKQPDITNSMRAILVDWLVEVGEEYKLQNETLHLAVNYIDRFLSSMSVLRGKLQLVGTAAMLLASKFEEIYPPEVAEFVYITDDTYTKKQVLRMEHLVLKVLAFDLAAPTVNQFLTQYFLHQQSANCKVESLAMFLGELSLIDADPYLKYLPSVIAAAAFHLALYTVTGQSWPESLVQKTGYTLESLKPCLMDLHQTYLRAPQHAQQSIREKYKSSKYHGVSLLNPPETLNV, from the exons ATGTTGGGCAGCTCCGAGCCCGGGCCTGCGGCCCGCGAGGCGGGCTCGTCGCTGCTAACATTGCCGCATACGGCGCTCCAAGAGGACCAGGAGAACATCAACCCCGAGAAGGCGGCGCCCGCCCAGCAGCCCCGGACCCGGGCCGGGCTGGCGGTACTGAAGGCCGGGAACCCGCGCGTTCCGGCGCCGCAGCAGAGGCCCAAGACACGTCGG gttGCACCTCTTAAGGATCTTCCTATAAATGATGAACATGTCACTGTTCCTCCCTGGAAAGCAAACAGTAAACAGCCTGCATTTACCATTCATGTGgatgaaggagaagaagagacTCAAAAGAGGCCAGCTGAATCTAAAAAAACAGAGCATGAAAATGTCTTAGCTTTTAATTCAGCTATTACTTTACCTGGACCAAGAAAACCACTGGTACCTCTTGATTATCCAATGGATGGTAGTTTTG AGTCACCACATACTATGGACATATCAATTGTATTAGAAGATGAAAAGCCATTGAGTGTCAATGAAGTCCCAGACTACCATGAGGACATTCACACATACCTTAGGGAAATGGAG GTTAAATGTAAGCCTAAAGTGGGTTACATGAAGAAACAGCCAGACATCACTAACAGTATGAGGGCTATCCTTGTGGACTGGTTAGTTGAAGTAGGAGAAGAATATAAACTACAGAATGAGACCCTGCACTTGGCTGTGAACTACATTGATAGGTTCCTTTCATCGATGTCTGTGTTGAGAGGAAAACTTCAGCTTGTGGGCACTGCTGCTATGCTGTTGGCCTC AAAGTTTGAAGAAATATACCCCCCAGAAGTAGCAGAGTTTGTGTACATTACAGATGATACCTACACCAAGAAACAGGTCCTGAGAATGGAGCACCTAGTTTTGAAAGTGCTTGCTTTTGACCTAGCTGCACCAACAGTAAATCAGTTTCTTACCCAATACTTTCTGCACCAGCAGTCTGCCAACTGCAAAGTTGAAAGTTTAGCAATG TTTTTGGGAGAATTAAGTCTGATAGATGCTGACCCCTACCTAAAGTATCTGCCATCAGTTATTGCTGCAGCGGCTTTTCATTTAGCACTCTACACAGTCACAGGACAGAGCTGG CCTGAATCTTTAGTTCAAAAGACTGGATATACCTTGGAAAGTCTTAAGCCTTGTCTCATGGACCTTCACCAGACCTACCTCAGAGCACCACAGCATGCACAACAGTCAATAAGAGAAAAGTATAAAAGTTCAAA GTATCATGGTGTTTCTCTCCTCAACCCACCAGAGACACTAAATGTGTAA
- the EXOSC9 gene encoding exosome complex component RRP45 isoform X1, with protein MKETPLSNCERRFLLRAIEEKKRLDGRQTYDYRNIKISFGTDYGCCIVELGKTRVLGQVSCELVSPKLNRATEGILFFNLELSQMAAPAFEPGRQSDLLVKLNRLLERCLRNSKCIDTESLCVVAGEKVWQIRVDLHLLNHDGNIIDAASIAAIVALCHFRRPDVSVQGDEVTLYTPEERDPVPLSIHHMPICVSFAFFQQGTYLLVDPNEREERVMDGLLVIAMNKHREICTIQSSGGIMLLKDQVLRCSKIAGVKVLEITELIQKALENDQKVRKEGGKFGFAESIASQRITAFKMEKAPIDTSDVEEKAEEIIAEAEPPSEVVSNPVLWTPGTAQIGEGIENSWGDLEDSEKEEEDEDGTDEAIILDSLKMDTGVEVSNIGSQDAPIVLSDSEEEEMIILEPDKNPKKIRTQTISAKQEKAPSKKPVKKRKKKRAAN; from the exons ATGAAGGAGACACCACTTTCAAACTGCGAGCGCCGTTTCCTACTCCGCGCCATCGAAGAGAAGAAG CGGCTGGATGGCAGACAAACCTATGATTATAGGAACATCAAGATCTCATTTGGAACAGATTATGGGTGCTGTATTGTGGAACTTGGGAAAACAAG aGTTCTTGGACAGGTTTCCTGTGAACTTGTTTCTCCAAAGCTCAATAGGGCAACagaaggtattcttttttttaaccttgaacTCTCTCAGATGGCTGCCCCAGCTTTTGAACCTGGCAg GCAGTCAGATCTCTTGGTGAAGTTGAATCGACTCTTGGAAAGATGTCTAAGAAATTCGAAGTGTATAGACACTGAATCTCTCTGTGTTGTTGCTGGTGAAAAG GTTTGGCAAATACGTGTGGACCTACATTTATTAAATCATGATGGGAATATTATTGATGCTGCCAGCATTGCTGCAATTGTAGCCTTGTGTCACTTCCGAAGACCCGATGTCTCTGTCCAAGGAGATGAAGTAACGCTG tATACACCTGAAGAGCGAGATCCTGTACCATTAAGCATCCACCACATGCCCATTTGTGTCAGTTTTGCCTTCTTCCAGCAAGG TACATATTTATTGGTGGATCCCAATGAACGAGAAGAACGTGTAATGGATGGCCTGCTGGTGATTGCTATGAACAAGCATCGAGAGATTTGTACTATCCAGTCCAGTGGTGGGATAATGCTGCTGAAAGATCAA GTTTTGAGATGTAGTAAAATAGCTGGTGTGAAAGTATTGGAAATTACAGAGCTAATACAGAAGGCTTTGGAGAACGACCAGAAAGTAAg gaaagaaggaggaaaatttGGCTTTGCAGAGTCTATAGCAAGTCAAAGAATCACagcatttaaaatggaaaaggcCCCTATTGACACCTCCGATGTcgaagagaaagcagaagaaattaTTGCTGAAGCTGAACCTCCTTCAGAAGT TGTTTCTAATCCTGTGCTTTGGACTCCTGGAACTGCCCAAATTGGAGAGGGAATAGAAAACTCCTGGGGTGATCTTGAAGActctgagaaggaagaggaggatgaagaTGGCACTGATGAAGCTATCATTCTTGATAGTCTGAAAATGGACACTGGAGTAGAAGTCTCCAATATTGGAAGCCAAG atgcCCCTATAGTACTCTCAGAcagtgaagaagaagaaatgatcaTTTTAGAACCAGACAAGAACCCAAAGAAAATAAG AACACAAACCATCAgtgcaaaacaagaaaaagcaccAAGTAAAAAgccagtgaaaaagagaaaaaagaagagagctgcTAATTGA
- the EXOSC9 gene encoding exosome complex component RRP45 isoform X2: MAAPAFEPGRQSDLLVKLNRLLERCLRNSKCIDTESLCVVAGEKVWQIRVDLHLLNHDGNIIDAASIAAIVALCHFRRPDVSVQGDEVTLYTPEERDPVPLSIHHMPICVSFAFFQQGTYLLVDPNEREERVMDGLLVIAMNKHREICTIQSSGGIMLLKDQVLRCSKIAGVKVLEITELIQKALENDQKVRKEGGKFGFAESIASQRITAFKMEKAPIDTSDVEEKAEEIIAEAEPPSEVVSNPVLWTPGTAQIGEGIENSWGDLEDSEKEEEDEDGTDEAIILDSLKMDTGVEVSNIGSQDAPIVLSDSEEEEMIILEPDKNPKKIRTQTISAKQEKAPSKKPVKKRKKKRAAN; this comes from the exons ATGGCTGCCCCAGCTTTTGAACCTGGCAg GCAGTCAGATCTCTTGGTGAAGTTGAATCGACTCTTGGAAAGATGTCTAAGAAATTCGAAGTGTATAGACACTGAATCTCTCTGTGTTGTTGCTGGTGAAAAG GTTTGGCAAATACGTGTGGACCTACATTTATTAAATCATGATGGGAATATTATTGATGCTGCCAGCATTGCTGCAATTGTAGCCTTGTGTCACTTCCGAAGACCCGATGTCTCTGTCCAAGGAGATGAAGTAACGCTG tATACACCTGAAGAGCGAGATCCTGTACCATTAAGCATCCACCACATGCCCATTTGTGTCAGTTTTGCCTTCTTCCAGCAAGG TACATATTTATTGGTGGATCCCAATGAACGAGAAGAACGTGTAATGGATGGCCTGCTGGTGATTGCTATGAACAAGCATCGAGAGATTTGTACTATCCAGTCCAGTGGTGGGATAATGCTGCTGAAAGATCAA GTTTTGAGATGTAGTAAAATAGCTGGTGTGAAAGTATTGGAAATTACAGAGCTAATACAGAAGGCTTTGGAGAACGACCAGAAAGTAAg gaaagaaggaggaaaatttGGCTTTGCAGAGTCTATAGCAAGTCAAAGAATCACagcatttaaaatggaaaaggcCCCTATTGACACCTCCGATGTcgaagagaaagcagaagaaattaTTGCTGAAGCTGAACCTCCTTCAGAAGT TGTTTCTAATCCTGTGCTTTGGACTCCTGGAACTGCCCAAATTGGAGAGGGAATAGAAAACTCCTGGGGTGATCTTGAAGActctgagaaggaagaggaggatgaagaTGGCACTGATGAAGCTATCATTCTTGATAGTCTGAAAATGGACACTGGAGTAGAAGTCTCCAATATTGGAAGCCAAG atgcCCCTATAGTACTCTCAGAcagtgaagaagaagaaatgatcaTTTTAGAACCAGACAAGAACCCAAAGAAAATAAG AACACAAACCATCAgtgcaaaacaagaaaaagcaccAAGTAAAAAgccagtgaaaaagagaaaaaagaagagagctgcTAATTGA